The Pseudomonadota bacterium nucleotide sequence AGCAGCGCCACCTCGCCTTCATCCTCGCCACCGGATCGCCGGACCCCACCCGTTCGCATTTCGACGCACAGGACTACATGGAGTCGGCGGCGCCCGGCAACAAGAGCATCAGCGATGGCTGGCTCAACCGCATGCTTGCGGCCCAGAAGCTCTCTCACGAGACGCAGTTCCGCGCCGTATCGATGAGCACGTCTGTGCCCCGGTCGCTTCAGGGGAGCCGTGGGGCCCTGGCCATCCCCGACGTGCGATCGTTCGGGGTGCGCGGCGGCGGCGCCGCGATGCAGAAAGGCTTCGAGGGAATGTACGAGAGCGGCGTGCACGATGTGCTGCACGGCACCGGACGAGAATCGTTCGAAGCGGTCGATGCCTTGCGCAAGCGGCTGGGCAGCCAGCCCTACGCGCCGTCCAATGGCGCGACCTACCCCACGGCCCCGTTCGGTCGGCAGATGCAGCAGGTGGCCCAGCTCATCAAGGCCGATCTCGGCGTCGAGGTGGCCTCCACCGATATCGGGGGGTGGGACACGCATGCCAATGAGGGCGGTTCCAAGGGCCAGCTGGCCAACAACCTGCGCATCCTCGGTCAGACCCTGGCAGCGTTCGCTCAGGACATGGGCGATGGCATGGAAGACATCATCATTCTCACCATGTCTGAGTTCGGGCGCAAGCTCGAGGAGAACGGCAGCGGAGGCACCGACCACGGTCACGGCAACCTCAACATGATCATCGGGGGCCGGGTGCGCGGCGGGCAGGTCCATGGCCGATGGCCTGGGCTGGCCAGGGAGCAGCTCTTCGAGGGGCGCGATCTCGCGGTCACCACCGATTTTCGCGACGTCTTCGCGGAGGTGCTGACCCGCCACATGCAGTGCCGTGACGCGGCTGCCGTGTTCCCGGGCTACGCAATCAGCCCGTCGCGCTTCCCAGGGGCGTTCGCCTGAGGCTCAGCGCGGTTCGAGCTTGACCACTCGCTCGATGGTCATGTCTCTTCCGGCCTCCGGGATGTGCGTGATCACCTTCTGCCAGGTGACCTTCACCTTGCGGCCCTTGAAGCTCTCTGGGTTCTCCGCGACCTGTTCGAGCATGCCACCGGCCTGGCCGATGAAGAACGAGCGTGTCGTCCCCTTCGCGTCCTTCACGACGAGATGCATGTAGTCACCCGTCTCGACGTTCACGATGGTTGCGGGGAACGTCGACTGCGAGACGATCTTGTCCTTGGCCCAGGCCGTCGCACCGAGGGAGACAGCCAGGAGAAGCACGACAGAGAGCAGACGCAACGCGCGCATGCGGCCTCCACTGAGAAAGATCAGCAGAAGATCCATCCCTGGTGGCTCTTCTGCTGGGCATCCACCGCCGACTCTGCCGCTGGCTTGACGGGATAGCTCTTCACGTACGCGAGCTGCGCGGCGCCCTGGGGGCTCTTCGGGTTCATGTAGTGGTGCACGAGCTGATCTTCGACCTTGCTCATCGGCACGCCCTGCTGACGTTCGAAGATGCCAGACATGACGCCCGTGCGACCGGCGCCCGCGGCGCAGTGCACGTACACCGGACCGCTCTTCGGGTCGGCCATCACGTCGAGGAAGCGCTCGACCTGGGCCGGCGTCGGCACGGTGTTGTCGGTGAAGGGAATCTCGACGAGCTTGAGGCCTGCCCGCTGGCACGCCTCTGCTTCTTGTGACGAGGAGAAGTCGACGTAGCCGTAGTGGTCTTCCACGTCGCGGCAGCGGAGCGTGACCACCGTCTTCACCCCGTGGGCGGACAGCCACTCGAGGCCTGCCTGCGAGGGCTGCGCGCCGCGGTAGAGCCGTCCTTCGGCCACCACGCCGAAGTTGGCCAGGGGCACGTCGAGGTGCTCCTGCGAGACACCCTCGTGCAGGCTGTCAGCGCGTCGGGCGCGTTCGACCTTGTCAGAGGTGGCCAGAATCGACATGGGCACATAATCGGGGTTGCGCGCGTAGAGGCGTCGCCCTTCGCAGAGCAGTGCGCTGACAGCCGCGGTCACGCGCTGACCGGTCGACGCGTCGAGCGCGCCGGGGGCTGATTCGAGAAAGCTGGCGATGTTGCGGTCGAGCGCGTCGGCGTCGACGTCGAGCTTCTTGGGCGCTTCGGCCCGCTTTGCGCCTTGCGCGGTGGGTGTGAACCGGTCGCTCGACGCGCCACCGAGCGGGAACTCGGGGCACAGGGCGGGCTGGGTGATGGCTCGCGCGGCTGACGCCTGCACGGCCGTGGACGAGCGGTGAGCGGAAGTCGATACGAGCATGTTCGAAGTCTAGCAGGCGCGGCTGAAATCATCCTGAATCGACGGAGATCTCACAATGTCAGCCGCGACCAGCGCCGCCGAGGGCGCCGGCGGGGGTCAGGCCTCCTGGGCCGATGCGACGGTCTCGTCGCGCAGCGCAGCGCGCATCGCCATCACGAAGAGGGCGGCCAGTCCCAGCTTCCCCACCGCCAGCGCAAGCAGGAGGTCGCCGAATGGCGCCCCCTGCTGGAAGATCAGCAGGAAGCGGCTGTAGCTGCACGGGTAGATCACCTGTTCGGCCATGAGGGCGGCGGCATAGGTCCAGCCGAACACCTCGAGCTCTCGCGGGCGTTGCAGGGCCAAGGGAAGCAGTGCGGTGAGGGAGAGCGGCCACAGCAGGTACTGGGGCTGGTAGAGCGTGGTCCAGAAGTTCACGGCCAGCAGCAGGGCCTGCCCGGTGAGAATGAAGCGCGATGATTCGCCGCCGCGGGCAACGTGTCGCAGAGGCAGATGCAGGGCGGCAAAGGTGGCGAGCATGCCGAGAAGGCAGAGCAGGCGGGGGAAGGATGGCACCAGCAGGCCGTGGATGCCCCAGGTGTTGGCGTAGGGCGGAGGCCACATGCCCATGAGGCGATAGACGACCATGGCCACCGCGGCGGGAACGCTCTCCACGCCTACGGGCTTGGCCTCGTGAAACTTCATGACATCGCCCATGATGCCCAGCGGGCTGCCCCCCAGGCTGAACAGCGCCAGCGCGAAGAACACCGAGACGGCGAGCCCGCTCAGCACAGGTCCGATCTGCCAGCCCCCGTCGAAGAGCCAGGCAAGCCACGGTGGTGGCGGTTCGCCCTCTCTTGATGCCGGCGCCTGGGGCCGGGGCTTGCGCAGAACAAGCGCGGTGAGCACCAGCGGATACATCTTCGTGAGGATGGCCGCGCCGAGCAGCGCCCCGGCGAGGCGAGGCTTCTCGCGCACCCACGCATACCAGGTGAGAATGACCAGCATGGTGGCGAAGAGCTCGAAGCGGTACATCAGAATGGGCCCCGCTGCCAGGCACAGCCCCGCGAACAGCAGCGCGGAGCGCCGTCCCGCGATCTGGTTGAGGAAGGCCAAATGGAGGCCGAGCAGCAGGGCGTTCATCGACATGAACACATCGTGGTAGGGCGTGGCGGTGACGCGCTCGAGCATGCGGATGAACAAGAACCAGAACACCGCCACGGGGGGGTACTCGCTCCCCTGCAAGGTGCCCTCGACGAACTTTGCAGCGCGTATGCTGAACTCGGTGACATCGGTGGCCAGATGATCGCGCCACATGGGCTGGTGGGCCATGCCGCTGAGCACGGTCGTCACGGTGAAGATGAGCGCCACCAGGGCAACAGGGGAGAGCGCCTCTGTGGGCCACACGAGTGCGGGTAGCGCTGGCGATGCGTCGACGGCGCTTGTCGGGAGCGACTTCTTGTGCTTCTTCACGGGGTCAGCAACCTGCGTGACACGGTCAGTGCCACGCGTCTCCTTTGCTGGGGGATACGCCGTTCAACGCACCCTCCCTCCGCGAGACCATCGGCAGGGAGGCTCGCGGGTGAAATCATCATGGCCGACGCGGCGATGCGGGATGTGCCGATCTCGGCCGTCGCATCGTCTACA carries:
- a CDS encoding DUF1501 domain-containing protein, with protein sequence MRRPDDTAVHEHDGCGACEAELAFTPPSLTRRVFLRSGAMALIGAAMLPGFLTRAAVAAGSQSGRRGRVLVTVFLRGAVDGLNIVIPYREPEYYRLRRSVAVPAPRTGGGDETALDLDGTFGLHPALAPLQALYQQRHLAFILATGSPDPTRSHFDAQDYMESAAPGNKSISDGWLNRMLAAQKLSHETQFRAVSMSTSVPRSLQGSRGALAIPDVRSFGVRGGGAAMQKGFEGMYESGVHDVLHGTGRESFEAVDALRKRLGSQPYAPSNGATYPTAPFGRQMQQVAQLIKADLGVEVASTDIGGWDTHANEGGSKGQLANNLRILGQTLAAFAQDMGDGMEDIIILTMSEFGRKLEENGSGGTDHGHGNLNMIIGGRVRGGQVHGRWPGLAREQLFEGRDLAVTTDFRDVFAEVLTRHMQCRDAAAVFPGYAISPSRFPGAFA